The Paroedura picta isolate Pp20150507F chromosome 2, Ppicta_v3.0, whole genome shotgun sequence sequence CAATACATAATTctgattggggcggggggggggggagaacaccctGCTCTTATTACCCCAGTCCTTCCATCCGGCCTCAACTGTTTGGAGAACAGCCGTCactccaggggatcctcaggttccacctggacGCTGGCATCCCTATAAATGTGGTGGTGGAGtggagttttacagatactgtggaccACTAACATTGACAAATAAGTGAATTCTATGTcagatcaagcctgaattctcacgtaatcagcctttctcaatgtttcttcctttgagaaacccctgaaacaaccccataagtggcacaattatgcaaaatatggttgggaagcatagttgtggacacgcccacccagggccactccccttcccacccccttggccattttgggagaagggtcAGGTAGACATTactatatatggtcttatcacccgataaatgtttaacacatttcaaaaatatatttaaaatttactcccacccattcgggaaacccttccagggccatcaagaaacaccagagtttcatgaaaccctatttGAAAAAGCCTGACCTAAATGCTAAATGACCAAGTGGAGACTATTGTACTTAGGTCACATTGTGAgaggacaagagtcactggaaaagattaTCAtgttaggaaaagtggaaggcagcaggaaaagaggaagcctgAGATTGAATGACtaaatctggaaagccacagccctccgttggcaagacctgagcaagtcattaattcatagtgttgctgtaaatcagaagcaacttgacggCTCTTAACACACAAGTCAACACCATCACCAAACCAgatgcatacatattaacatgACCTGTCAAACAAAAGCATAAAACAACATAGCAGAAACTCATTGCAAAGGTTATACACATTTGTATAGTCTAGAGCagctgtggccaaactgtggctctccagatgttcatgggctaccattcccatgagcccctgtagtccatggacatccagagagccacagtttcatcACTCCTGGTTTAGAGTACCTAACCCTTTACCCTTACATCTGCATTCCTAACAGAAGGGTGGTACGTCCGTTTGTATATTATTTCTTATTTTGAATAATAGATttgtagattgtaatgtaacataatgaatTGTAGAATGTAATGTAAATTGAAATGGTAGGTTGGTATGAGAACTGAGAACAGGGAAGATAACACTACACAGTGTTATCTATTTTACACAGATAATTGCTATCACCCCAAAAATGAAAATGCCATAAAGATGCCTCCATGTTTGAGAGTAGATGGAAGGCGCATCGTGGCAGGGTCTCAagtaattactctcagcattccatgtTGAAGGATACATGTGCCCATTAATCTCTGATCTTGACATATTCTGCCCCAGAAATCAGACTGAAACAAGGGAACATTTTCTATTACATTGCCCTATATATGACGTGTTACACAACAAAACAATACAGATTATATTAGAGAGCTACTCAGGCctagcagcaaaagaaaataaacttTTAGATTATGAGAATCCCCAAACCACCCTATGTATTTCTaaattctgtgctgctgccattaagatgtgcaaaaaattataggaaaataaatatttgtgcatCTTTAAACCAttcctgtggagcggtataaataaaagactaaggggtaaagggggggagaaggggcgggctgagtccgtgataaaaattcggagtgtcactccagggccaagtggccaatagggagccgcacTTCATGTGGCTCCCtgttggctgcttcgcccggcctcGGCTGGCTCGGCCGCACCAAGGGAAAAGCCTTCCCTGCAGGTAAGTCCACCGGCCAGGGTCCCTTCgcgctggggaaaggagcagggccaccgtgtcAAATACGCGGCGGCCTTGCTTCTTTCCCGCCAGCCACGCAGCTGGcttggttggggaggggggccgcgggaaaggagcaggaccgcCACATCAAAgacacggtggccctgctcctttcccgcccacgAGTCACGGCCCCTGGGCAGTGAGGGCGGCCACGCGACATGGGGGACGCAAGGCCTTTGCCGCGGCGCAAAGACGAGACCTGCCACGTCCCTGACTCACCGTCCATGGTCTTCTCCCTGCGCCGAGTGCCGcccgccgcggggggggggggcggggagcacgGCACATCCGGCTGTGGGACTGCCAGgacccgggaagccttcgccctgtgaaggcttcgctggggaggggggcctagcgcccattttatttttaaataaaatgggctttctcccTAGTTTTTTATAATAGCCATATGTTTACAAATTTTATATGGATTACTGTTTAACTGTGATCTTATGATTCTTAATTTTAAGCACATTCAACGTTTTACCTTGTATTTTGATATCCCAGCATGTATTGTACTAGTCGAAATGACagtaaataaagtgttgttgaatcttgaaatatttatttccttcactatgtctcTTCCAGAATTTAACCTTAACAAATAGTAACCTGATAAATGAAGCgtgttattcctgcttggtccttgaatctgctaaacatcttcattatgctatatgctaatttactgcgcAACCTCTCCCTGTAAGTATGGACTAGTAATTCCCATTTCACGGTGTCTGAGGAAGAATGTGTGTAAACGAAAGCTtatagcagggatggccaaactatggcaaccctcatgggaactgtagtccatggaagaagagttggtccttatatgcccttttctcttccagaaggagtctcaaagtggcgtacaatcaccttccctttcctctccccacaacagacaccctgtgaggtgggtgaggctgatcttactgctcagtcagaacagctttatcagtgctgtgacgagcccaaggtcacccagctggctgcatgtggaggaatgggggaatcaaacctggctcgccagattagaagtccgtgctcttacccactacaccaagctggacatcTGCTGGGgaaccacactttggccacccctggcttataccttgaaagaacttggttggtcctaaaggtaTCACTGGCCTCAAACGTCATTCTCTTGTTTTATGGCTGACAGTGACAAGCCACTTTAGAGGAACAGCGGTGGGACAAGACTTCTTaggacacacatacacaaaaacatCCAGAAGGGTACACCTTTAAGTCTATTGTAGCCCAGcaaaacagaaatacaaataaCGTAAATGAAAGTAAGGGGACACCTTAAAGGTGTGAGGTGAGCAGAAAAAGCGGAAAGGAGCTCTGATTTTTCCCACGGTCCTGGTGGGAGTCACTGCTACCTGTTCAAAACCACCTCAGATGCCAAGGCCTGagctggtgtggtgtggtgtcTTGAAAACATGAGGAGAGAAGCAGACAACAAGCAGAGCCAACAGGCTCAGCCTGACTGGCTCAGCAAATGACTTACGCACCATAGGGCAATTCCCCACAATCATAAAATCTCAGAAGTGCTGCTCATTAGCACACCATGCACGGCTAAAGAGTTACTCAGAGATGGCGGCAGCTGACAGGGAAAAAATGGACAATTATGCATTCTCTTAATTAAAGACTTGGGGAGGGAGAATCCAAACCCAAATAAGTTAAAATTAAACACGCTATGGGAGGTAATGTACCTATAATGCAAAATCAGGAGATTTCTAGGTTGGCATATAATAAGGGGAAGGGGGGTGAAGGGCATCGattttgattttttgttttgcagataTAGTAAAGCAATTTTTAAGATGTTCTGACAGAATACTTTCTCATTGCTGTatgtattttacattttacaCAGACCTCATATGATACAGAGCCTGACTCTATTTATATTAGAAATCTGAATCTAAATCATATTTTATatagtatttttaaaacaatatgttttTAATTAGGTTGTGATTCACCTCAGGTCtgttgagaaagggcagaataaaagttcaaataatatataataaataaatatttattagtaAATGAAGCCGGTTTATCTCAATGGAACTTTCTCCCAAGTAAGTTTGGTTAGGGATACAGGCTAGGAAGAgaattaacacacacaccctgcacaaTTACTGACCTTTACGATATGCCTCGGCTGCTGTTACAACACCAGGGTATTTCAGCATTTCAACTTAATTGCCCTGAAAAGTATTACAGGATATCTGTTAAAAGATCTTTGTTGAGTGTGTGAACAGCACAGGGATAAACTGCATCCTTGAATCTGTTTACCTGCCCCCAAGCAGCAGATTTCTAtgggaaaaaaatcaacaacCTAGTCCAAGTCCAGCCATTTTCAGTTGCACAGTCATTCGTCCCTTATTGTACACCGGCCTGTTCAGCTCACCGTCAAACTGCCTTATTGGTTCTGTAGGCTTACCACTGCATAAGACATTCTATGCAAAAGCGTTAAAACAGAGGAAGTATAAATGGGATCGTCTGCACCACTGTCTGTTTTCCTTGTAGCCatatattcattaaaaaaataggtGTGGAATATTAGTCAATGTTTGGAAAATTTGAAGCACAAATTGGAAGCATTCTTTCTCTCTATTTGCCCAAGAAGAAcagttagatgggtctctctctctctctctctctctgtgtgtctctctctctctgtctctctctctttctctccccccttctccccacacaGTTGTTTCTTTTTGGAATAATACTATTTATTATTTTAGCGGCTGGTGCTTTggacctttgcatatttaaactgtcAATGAGCTCAATGAAAATTACCACTTTAAAAGGTCCAAATAGCATTATtcctcattgaagtccctcccctcctcaaacctcaccctccttaGGTTCtaaccctcaaaatctccagacatttcccaacccgATTCTGGCACccccagttgccaacctccaggtctagCCTGGAACTCTCAAGGGACCACAGTTTCCAGTTACTTAGCCAAGGCTCCTCCTCTCTCCCAACCCCACACTCCTCTGGCTtctctccaaaatctccaggaattttccaacccagagttggcaaccggaTCCAGTTTCTTCTCCTCCAAGAGTTTTCGAGCCTGAATCTGGCCaccatatcccccctcccctgtcagtgacaagggggggggggacccttacCTAGGTCCCCCATCAcattgttggaatatgtaagatcaaCTGTGGATAAAATACAGAAAACtgactggaaaatcctgcaggggcagTAAAGGCATTAGCCAGCTAGCATAGCAACGTTAGGGACCTACACCAATTTTATATAATTCCCAATCAGGCTAACTGAGGTTTTTCTGGTTCTTTTGATAACAGTtagtttcttcctctctccagctaGAGCAGGCAGACAGGCTTCTCTCTTCTCTTGCATATAAAGTTGTCTTCCTAAATAAACCTAGTTTGTACTTAATAAGCAGCATGGGCTCAGATTTTCTGCATATTGAGACTCTGCCAACACATGTGCCCCGAGCtgtgttatttccccccccaTGCTACGGATGCCAGCCTCGAGGTGAGgtctggggatgccctggaattacagctcatccccagactacagagatcaattctcctggagaaaatggctgctttggaggggagactctatgacattataccccactgaagtctctcttgCCCCCAAACTGCATTCCCCTAGGGTTcccagaaaccccccccccccaggagaatgCTGATGGGGGATTAGGGGTAGTACTGCCAGATcaaagttgggaaactcctggaaaatgtggggatggagcctggggggggggggggaggcaatactgagggccatttcgcacggcttcaaaatagcacaatggttgctaattgaaaacgctactaattttgcataacgcacgacgtcgtagacaatctgcaacaatcctgaaaccgacccgcaaaaagcgcttcgttgtagcgcttttaggggaatccagaaaagtggattcaccctccggatagcgatacactcctgcaaccaatctgcaacagtagcgctaaagacctgtgcattaccattgttgcgggttcttcaaagtccctcctcctgagcctttcctccaaacttccggcgaactgttcgccattttttttttctcggaccgagcacagatcaacgaggcaacgagacagcgactggctttctagcacgatcactttcggaaattctgcccggacaccacaagagtatttcaaaagcacagtagcacacaccttCACGTTcacaaaatttgcccaaagcttaaaaccccgtctaccttcggccagtactagcggagtcaacgtacagggagcattttaaaaaactttcctctgagcgtgccaacgaacgttcgctgctcgcagtctcctgtttagcttagaggggttcaatagaaatgattataggtgatatcatgaggggcggtttatgtgcaGTGGGTCTTTGtttggttccgggtgcgtggttgtgcttgggtgcggacaaccccttccatcggcggctagacctccggcaagcggagtcgccgtccgccgttcatttttaaaaactttcctctgagcgtgccaacgaactttcgccagtaacatgtcattgatttatgctttggctggtgaatattatgggggaactgtcgagtaccgctgcacttgctctcggttgaacaccggcatgcgtttttgtaatggcggacatttcagtaaaatggctcccgctgcatgtacaaacagctcttctcgcgtgtagacaaatcagcgcatgcgagaagtcaaacaacaagagcgccaatctggccattaggggcagatcctgttcccgcgcgaggagttttgaacgtgacatgtgacctcatgtggccaatgtgcgtgtcccctactgcccaccaccaatcaggagccggctagtccctttgtctttgtgtgcgggaaggtatatgatccgttgcaccctgcacctcgcacctccattttgcttagctactcgcgaaggcagcatggaatcttcTTCACAGCCGTCATCTGTCCAGGCAACCGGgagggggccaacatggagggacgcggagatcagggacctgatcgctatTTTCtcagaagagaaaatccaggacgccttccagtcctcacacaggaatagggaggttttcgagcaagtggccattaagatgcgtgccctgggccacaacaggaccggccttgaatgccggtcaaaaacaaaaacaatgcgggcggagtacatgcgtgccgtgaaccacaataagggtccggcaacgagaaggtgacctgcccgtacttcgaggagcagcgcccactgtacggcgacggggaaggagccggcaggccgaagcgcgttgggaggagcctgaaggtggttcgtaagccggctgccccggtggaggaaccacccgctgaggaggatcccggcgagggcacctcgtccaccgtccggcctccaacCCCCGTCCAGCAATGAGGCGCGGACATGGTGACGCTGGACCTACtggccatcgttcctggggagccagaagaatttccgcagcagacgccccttgcctccggtaagcacttttattttaattttatatttaattttgagcaaatgtgtgttctgacgtttgggaatcgttttctcgtgtgttcgttgcaacgcatgagATGGTaggctgtttgtggactgcttgctgtgggggctttttaaaacggtactgtttaaccaacaacccaaaaagttttgcagcatgcctcagccataggccttctgcagtgctttagccactactttgggagcatgctgtgtggttcaggttgtatgcttgctcctttttcactattgtatgccttgtgttcgttgcaacgcataatatgttagcctgtttgtggactgcttgctatggtggctttttaaaacggtactgtttaaccaacaacccaaaaagttctgctgcatgcctcagccataggccttctgcagtgctttagccactactttgggagcttgctgtgtggttcaggttgtatccttgctcctttttcactattgtatgccttgtgttcgttgcaacgcataatatgttagcctgtttgtggactgcttgctatggtgcctttttaaaacggtactgtttaaccaacaacccaaaaagttctgctgcatgcctcagccataggccttctgcagtgctttagccactactttgggagcttgctgtgtggttcaggttgtatgcttgctcctttttcactattgtatgccttgtgttcgttgcaacggaTAATATGTtagcctgtttgtggactgcttgctatggtggctttttaaaatggtactgtttaaccaacaacccaaaaagttctgctgcatgcctcagccataggccttctgcagtgctttggccactactttgggagcttgctgtgtggttcaggttgtatgcttgctcctttttcactattttctgctcttgtccacagagacacagatgccagagacggggcccctcgagtccccagcagcggtggacgaggaaagtgattctggggcatcaacaaacattggtaagtTTAAGttacaataagggggggggggagctgttttaactgctttgtgcttttctgtttgtgcagggcagcagcactgctaagagacagaagagagtccctcaacgttgctgctttaggctTTGACgcttgctttgccaccctttggtcctagatctgtttttttttcttcttcgcagatttcatacccgggacacaggaggaggagcgtggggtggctggacctcctgcccagcgcaggtGGATACAGATTcgagatggtgagcgtgcatgaactgttccttttgaGCCATAGCTGAAGGACAATGTCGCAggccactaaccatgtgctcccttttcattgttgtgagtctggctgtgaaagtaggaaaaggaaaaagcccaccatgggcaaacaaacactaaccatgtgctccccgggcattgtttagagtcttggtttaacaatatggaaccaaaaaaggccaccatgtgcaccagggtgggttttgactgtctactaacggttctgtttctcattttttgccaacagaggtcctttcagatgaagatgagccagccctgggtccagccagctcaccacctagaggtgctctccctgcagaggagaggcttgcaagggaacgcggcaggctgaggcgcgtctccgtcttgacaagcgttgGAGAGAggatccttgagcactgccaAGAGGAGTcaaggcgtgccgcggccgcagaCCAAGCAATGCTCGGCCtcatggcccaggaggggaaaaaactgcgggcaatccttagggagtcaaaccaatccctacgcgaaagcgtggaggaggtgagactgataaggagactgatggagagggcggtcgtggtaatggagacggccaaccctcctcagattaccgtacacgtccccccccccacccacacctacaccaccacctccagcacccaccccaccgaccccgtctcagaatgcctcgacccaaactagaaggaggactgttctcgggaagagaataataaaacccgcggacaagttctccccctcctagtttgggccagtttgtctatttgtctgtttgtctgtttgctgttgtttgttaaataaagtttatatttttgactctgtctctgtgtaccctctctagtgattgtgtctattctggtactgttgtgtgggttggaggttggagggtgttttaaagggtGGAGGTTGgagttttaaaggttaaaggtgctttaggagtgtggggtgaaaggtgtgcgagtgtaaggagtcacactggagtctttttcagaaaatttgcaacaacattttattttcaaaaacagttcaacaggggaaaaaaattagggaatgtaacttggaccccccccccaccaccctccaggaaagccaacgtttttttaacaaaattatatatttaacagggataaaaaattagggaatgtaacttggacccccacccctaaacacaaacagaaaacaacactcaggtcccactgctcccctcaccagccccttccatctccctcactcttctgcacaaccgtcccattgttcccctgactttgcggcggaacaggtcctccttcttcttaactgtgtggggagggagaaaaagtacacattagtgtcacacatattttccaatttttgagtttacatggatacactttttattggccttagccacagtgtgagaagagttgggcagtggggaacataacctacgttcttccgcctccctctgctgcctctgcctctccatctccccttttaggtcagccacttctgcctctaaggatgtcaccctggcctccatggcacgcatccttgcctccattgtttctgctatagaaatcaaataaagaattcaatcacacttcaaatggaagcatcacagcaggctcccttatggctccatgggggtacacacacatgggtctccctcaaagaaataaaactctcacctgcagcctgtcctgaggtggaaggtccctcctcctccccttcctcacgctcaggtaatttggcaagtttggatggtgattgtgtagctgggcgaagaaaaagagaaatcataagtaaaagcacaaaaaccaaagataaaacacagcttatggccacaccacaatcagagccaaagcgcattaccaaagtggttggacagtactggcgggctaagtcagagggagttgacagcatcttaatactttctcgaatataatggagacagtaggggaaagaggcatctatacattccatgcatgcttaagggtaaaacataaggagggcagcactcacccatatgcctcctcatgtccagggggggcttcccagccttctcccatatcttgaccatctggtcgtggaagaccgttctcccacttggctgcgggaccccccccccccactgttctagactatttaggaagtccagcttcaccctcttaaatttcgtccggacctgctcccaggtccggacgtagcccctctccctcagcttggacgccaacaccaggtaagcacccttggtgtggcagtgggtgcttgccataaggcggccaacacttttggaatggagaaccagctccagaagtgcctcagcctcggcgcgctgccagaaggaacccttccgtggcttcggcatcttcggaatgacggttagggaacgaacatgcgttgctccgatcgaccacccctattttaaaagtatcaaagcggcccaccaataaaattattgcttggaacatcagtggttttatcctccagtttgacaggggtcgccaatacttcctggctacccgcctccccaacctttccctgttctgcgcttccgtactgtgtttgtcaacttcagcGTGGAGTTAACATGAAGGGTGCTTTTGTCAAAGTGCTTTAGGACCAGAGATTCCCCGTTTTTTGgctggctaaatagacaaaccgcacaagacaaggttaaacaaagaacataaacctttattgtacaacagagtagaaaaaaaaatcaaacacgcctcctatttctgtagaggtgggtggctatagcgtcccgaaccttgcacccctccgcatagatcctttttttccttgcttcagggatgtcttgtgtgtcctcaaggactacaggatcaggttcatccacagggaaggggatgttatgtcccttgtcctcgcagatgttgtgcaaaatgacacatgcgatgatcagcggagtcacattgtctatatgcacatggagtcgtgacatcaagcaatggaaccgtgacttcaaacgtccaaaggcacgctccactacattccttgcccgggagtgactgaggttgtagtggctctgcacgtctgtccttggccgcttatagggagtcatgagccagcggcgtaatgggtaggctccgtccccgagcaccaacgccggcacacgcacgccctcaatggtggcggtggggtttcctggaacaaagaccccttcgtccatggctttcctgaggttagattccctgaaaacaagggcatcatgcctcctgccactccaccccacctcggcatctataaaccatccggagaagtccacagttccttgcaggagaacagagcaaaagtccttcctgttcccgtactcctttatgcttcccccgggtgcacggatagggatgtggcttccatcgacggccgcaaaacaatgcgggaatccaagcctggcaaacccgtccatactctggaataagggaaagaaaagaatataaaccatggcatgtcagcgtggggtgcatcgcgtcttcgttgctgacctgtcaaacaagaaaaaaaaatttaaagggcaaaggggatagaatgacactcaccgctccaaggcggtctccgaggcacaccactttgctgaacaattccacctccatggcgaggcagaactccttaaggatatcgccaaccgttgtgactccgagtccgaattgctgggcgactgtccggaagtactgaggggtggccaagtaccacaatgcggctgccacccttttttccactggcacggggcgccgcatgccagtgacttgcctttccatgcggccacgtagagcctccacgagttcaaaaaatgttcccctagacattctaaagttggcaatccagtggtcatcatcccagcgagaccacacaagattttcccaccagtcagaggatctttcgtccacccagaaccgggtggggaaccggacctctgccagagcttgccagtgcttctttgccgccatggttgcccgtagagaacgtcttctactggtggtcatcgttccggcaatacgttctcggtagtcctcgatagcagccctcctatgccgcacggtggtatggatacgctggactaccgcaagcatctgagccaacaattgaaaaataatcctctccattgcaacgttaacctgtgctgcgggcagtaggctacgcaaacaaagagtgaggccgaccacgtgtctgcccaggtgcatataagcaggtaacctgtgggcgtgtactgtgggcggggattaaccaatcaaacatatcaatgcatcaacctctggttcatagaaaacaatagaaaacacgttccaacggcgccaatgatttgacgataacgcgttgctacggggtttcctggttttttttttaaaaaagggaaccccgacaagtccggctttagggtcgaggtcaaaggtgtgcctgcagtttgattgacgggcacgggaggccagaagcgctaaaaagggacctcctttgtagcgataagacggagaccggaagcctgtgggttacgaaagtgacgagaagtgaaagtgctaaattccgcaaaaaccgcagctgtgcgttacgggcacagctagttacatttcgctagttgaagtagcgatttcgcaaacagcaaccaaatagccactttgagctctgtgcgaaatggccctgatataaagaatccattttctctgtagtctggagatgatctgcaattctggaagatctccaggtcccacctggaggctggcatccctacactctAGACTGTCCCCCAATTATCTGAGAATTTCTAATCCAGAGTTAGCAAGCTTACCTGCGTCTAAACTGGCTTCCTGACTTGTACCTATTCAGCTTCCACAAGAAACCTTGTTGGATGTACTCAGTTGCCTTACTGAAAAAGAATCTAAACATATGGACTGGAGAAAGAATATACTAGAACTGCTGGAGAAAGAATATACTAGAACTTGTTGCATGT is a genomic window containing:
- the LOC143830971 gene encoding uncharacterized protein LOC143830971, giving the protein MVIRKTATQSPSKLAKLPEREEGEEEGPSTSGQAAAETMEARMRAMEARVTSLEAEVADLKGEMERQRQQREAEELKKKEDLFRRKVRGTMGRLCRRVREMEGAGEGSSGT